One segment of Pseudanabaena sp. PCC 6802 DNA contains the following:
- a CDS encoding transposase: MISLDKLEQFRKYTYEIIGNGRDALFDLMDAVLTSRSVSSFVELSLSPLFRREWSSIYEALQDSHPPREDLMKQYIQQMPAAEVTILAGDHTAWSRPYAVTLQERTYEHQPQPGVGSKPVTVGQGYSTIAWIPESEGSFALPLRHERITSFENPIQKAASQLRLVCAEIPGTVLFLGDGEYGCAPFLQQTADIPCIKLLRLRPNGFCIMPQRITRGMGDPISMGEKFSLKDSDTWS, from the coding sequence AAACTTGAGCAATTTCGCAAGTACACGTACGAAATTATAGGGAACGGGAGAGATGCGCTGTTCGACTTGATGGATGCGGTACTGACGAGTCGGAGTGTTTCATCGTTTGTGGAACTTTCGTTAAGCCCATTATTTCGGAGGGAGTGGTCGAGTATCTATGAAGCACTGCAAGATAGTCATCCTCCACGTGAAGACTTGATGAAGCAATACATACAGCAAATGCCAGCAGCAGAGGTGACGATATTGGCGGGCGACCATACAGCCTGGTCGCGTCCCTATGCGGTGACATTACAAGAACGCACCTACGAACATCAACCTCAACCGGGAGTAGGAAGCAAACCTGTTACGGTGGGGCAAGGATACAGCACAATTGCCTGGATTCCAGAGTCAGAAGGGAGTTTTGCCTTACCGTTGCGGCATGAGCGGATCACCAGTTTCGAGAACCCGATTCAGAAAGCCGCTAGTCAGTTACGCTTGGTTTGTGCGGAAATTCCTGGGACTGTGCTTTTCCTGGGGGATGGCGAGTATGGGTGCGCACCATTTTTGCAGCAAACAGCAGACATCCCGTGTATCAAGCTGCTCAGGCTACGCCCCAACGGGTTCTGTATCATGCCCCAAAGGATTACGAGGGGCATGGGCGACCCCATAAGCATGGGAGAGAAATTTAGCCTCAAAGACTCTGACACTTGGTC
- a CDS encoding restriction endonuclease subunit S — MAATEVKIGELANPEQGSFKIGPFGSSLKKDELVTNGISVAGIENVLPNAFVSSFRKFITDEKFKQLSQYEIKAGDIVVTTMGTIGRAAVVPKNISKTIIDSHLFRMRIDQSKVYPVYLCYAINGYTGLKLQLEKMSRGAIMEGLNTTILKECKIPLPPIAEQERIAAICAKADRLRRTRRYAIELSDTYLRSVFLEMFGDPATNSKSLEIQSLGKHLAFMTSGSRGYAEYYSSSGDRFIRSLDVQMNHISDTDIVYVTPPDNAESKRTQVRPNDVLLTVTGSRIGRVATVPAKIGKAYVSQHVAILRLSTSLNPIFLSMFLSLKEGGQEQISRTQYGQTKPGLNFEQIQGFKIPISPLPLQEKFAQIVQKHERIRAQQREALRQAEHLFQTILHQAFRGEL; from the coding sequence ATGGCAGCAACTGAGGTAAAGATTGGGGAACTAGCTAATCCAGAGCAAGGATCATTCAAAATTGGTCCTTTCGGTAGTTCTTTAAAAAAAGATGAACTTGTTACTAATGGGATATCAGTTGCAGGCATTGAAAATGTTTTACCAAATGCGTTTGTAAGCTCTTTCCGCAAGTTTATTACAGATGAAAAATTTAAACAGTTATCTCAATACGAGATTAAAGCAGGAGATATAGTAGTTACAACAATGGGAACAATAGGACGCGCGGCGGTTGTTCCTAAAAACATTTCAAAAACTATTATTGATTCCCATCTTTTTCGGATGAGAATTGATCAGTCAAAAGTCTACCCAGTATATCTTTGCTATGCAATTAATGGATATACAGGGTTAAAGCTCCAACTAGAAAAAATGTCCAGAGGGGCAATCATGGAGGGGCTTAATACCACAATACTAAAAGAATGCAAAATTCCATTACCTCCGATCGCTGAACAAGAACGAATAGCTGCAATTTGTGCAAAGGCGGATCGATTACGCCGCACCCGTCGCTATGCGATCGAACTTAGTGATACCTATTTGAGATCGGTCTTTCTGGAGATGTTCGGCGATCCTGCAACTAATTCCAAGAGTTTAGAAATACAGTCTTTAGGAAAACACTTAGCATTTATGACAAGTGGTTCGCGTGGTTATGCAGAATATTACTCATCATCAGGAGATAGGTTTATTAGGTCACTTGATGTACAGATGAATCATATTTCTGATACCGATATAGTGTATGTCACCCCACCTGATAATGCAGAATCTAAAAGAACCCAAGTTAGACCCAATGATGTATTACTCACTGTTACGGGTTCTAGAATTGGTCGTGTGGCTACTGTTCCTGCAAAAATTGGGAAAGCATATGTCAGTCAACATGTTGCAATATTGAGATTAAGCACCTCTCTAAATCCAATTTTCCTATCAATGTTTTTATCTCTTAAGGAAGGAGGACAAGAACAAATTAGTAGAACTCAATATGGGCAGACGAAACCTGGACTGAATTTTGAGCAAATTCAAGGTTTTAAGATTCCTATCTCACCCCTTCCCCTACAAGAAAAATTCGCTCAAATCGTGCAAAAACACGAACGCATCCGCGCCCAACAACGCGAAGCCCTACGCCAAGCAGAGCATTTATTTCAGACCATCCTCCATCAAGCCTTTCGTGGCGAGTTGTAA
- a CDS encoding helix-turn-helix domain-containing protein, with the protein MDIYELKQLIDLGEGKEIEFKFSENALPKDLWETLSAFANTDGGYIILGVTEQKGGLIEITGVNNPQTRLKEFWDLHNNPEKLNTPICTNSDVNIQNIDNKAIVIITVPRATRSLRPIYIRNNPMTGTFKRNHEGDYRCIREEVLQMLRDASNDPQDLQILEGFSIANLDSDTLKAFRQRFSSREPDHPWLALDDQNLLYQLGGWRRDHSTNQEGITVAGLLMFGRERSILYNAP; encoded by the coding sequence ATGGACATATACGAACTTAAACAGCTTATAGACTTAGGCGAAGGCAAAGAAATTGAGTTTAAGTTCTCTGAAAATGCCTTGCCCAAAGACCTATGGGAAACGCTATCAGCCTTTGCAAATACAGATGGTGGCTATATCATCCTCGGCGTAACCGAACAAAAAGGCGGACTCATAGAAATTACTGGCGTTAATAATCCACAGACAAGACTAAAAGAATTTTGGGATTTGCATAACAACCCCGAAAAACTCAACACGCCAATTTGTACGAATTCTGACGTAAATATTCAAAATATTGACAACAAAGCGATTGTCATCATCACAGTCCCTAGAGCAACGCGATCGCTTCGTCCGATCTACATCAGAAACAACCCCATGACTGGCACATTCAAGCGCAATCATGAAGGAGATTATCGTTGTATCAGAGAAGAAGTATTACAAATGTTGCGGGATGCTAGCAACGACCCTCAAGACCTCCAAATCCTTGAAGGCTTCAGCATTGCAAACCTTGACTCAGATACCCTCAAAGCATTTCGCCAGCGCTTTAGCTCCAGAGAACCCGACCATCCTTGGCTAGCCCTAGACGACCAAAACTTGCTATATCAGCTAGGTGGATGGCGACGCGATCACAGCACAAACCAAGAAGGTATAACAGTCGCAGGACTACTAATGTTTGGTCGCGAACGCAGTATCCTATATAATGCTCCCTAG
- a CDS encoding IS3 family transposase (programmed frameshift) — MQRKKHSAEFKAKIALEAAKGLKTINEIASEAEVHPTQVTLWKKQLLEEIPTLFASNRGQKQKTQEDLTAALYQQIGQLKVELDWVKKKLALSVAERKKLVEPAHLSISVSRQCELLGLARSSFYYEPKPETEHNLRLMRMLDRQFTATPFYGVRRMTAWLATQGEVVNPKRVRRLMRMMGLEAIYPKPNLSIAKDNVRKYPYLLKEEEITTPNQVWSTDITYIPLPQGYIYLVAVIDWYSRYVLSWEISNTMDITFCLSALEKALTQNTPKIFNSDQGSQFTSVAFTSRLEEKGIAVSQDGRGRALDNIFVERLWRSVKYEEVYPKAYTSVKEAMQELEKYFHFYNNERLHQSLGYQPPSTVHFKQP; from the exons ATGCAGCGAAAAAAACACAGTGCGGAATTCAAGGCCAAAATCGCACTAGAAGCAGCCAAAGGATTGAAAACAATCAACGAAATAGCTAGTGAGGCAGAAGTACACCCTACACAAGTCACACTATGGAAGAAGCAACTGCTAGAGGAAATACCAACCCTTTTTGCCAGTAATCGAGGCCAGAAGCAAAAAACACAAGAGGATCTGACTGCAGCGCTCTACCAGCAAATAGGTCAGCTCAAAGTGGAACTGGACTGGGTGAAAAAAAAA CTGGCATTGTCAGTAGCTGAGAGAAAAAAATTGGTTGAACCGGCGCATCTGTCAATTTCTGTCAGCAGGCAGTGCGAACTATTGGGACTGGCAAGGTCTAGTTTCTACTACGAACCCAAACCAGAAACCGAGCATAACCTGAGACTAATGCGGATGCTAGACCGACAGTTCACTGCAACGCCCTTCTACGGTGTGCGAAGAATGACTGCCTGGTTGGCGACCCAAGGTGAAGTTGTCAACCCTAAACGGGTGAGAAGGTTGATGCGAATGATGGGTCTAGAGGCCATCTATCCCAAACCAAACCTCAGTATAGCCAAAGACAATGTGAGAAAGTATCCCTATCTTTTAAAGGAGGAGGAGATTACGACTCCCAACCAAGTCTGGAGTACAGATATCACCTACATTCCACTGCCCCAAGGATACATCTATTTGGTAGCAGTCATCGACTGGTATAGCAGGTATGTACTGTCTTGGGAAATATCCAACACGATGGACATCACCTTTTGCCTGAGCGCCTTGGAGAAGGCTTTGACTCAGAACACACCCAAGATATTCAACTCCGATCAAGGCAGTCAGTTTACCAGTGTGGCGTTCACTAGCAGATTAGAGGAAAAGGGGATAGCGGTTAGCCAAGATGGCAGAGGAAGAGCGTTAGACAACATATTTGTAGAGAGACTATGGCGATCGGTGAAGTACGAGGAGGTATACCCAAAAGCTTATACATCGGTTAAAGAAGCGATGCAGGAATTGGAGAAATATTTCCACTTCTACAACAATGAAAGACTGCATCAGTCTCTGGGCTATCAGCCCCCGTCTACAGTTCATTTTAAACAACCCTGA
- a CDS encoding ATP-binding protein has product MGSTLLDALPNYQLDYREKLSDNPEVRWTYRLTLDGKWEPNLFNFYYRVYGRLVSDLTVPFKLDKDAVRLGETHIHEALREALVNTLIHADHLSTRPLWILKQADSFIFSNPGRLRVPIQQLYEGGVTDPRNPNLQKMFQMLGLGEKAGSGFQKILRAWQEQQWLIPLVSEKLDLELTTVFLPMISFIPEDIETELKEVVGSNYSELTELDRIILVLTHEFGEVSNIDIQRYRKEHPRDIGDCLKRLVTNGYLEQSGRGRWTHYKLLSPGITEPSASQLALDYVDNEASSEHNETSSEHNETSSEHSEATSEHNEATSEHSDRELLLAIAAPIRQKKRVTPDQMRSTILQLCTDRFLLLKALAELLNRSPDTLRTHYLNPMLQERSLELKYPEQPSHPQQAYKAILGTQPSHQE; this is encoded by the coding sequence ATGGGGAGCACTTTACTAGATGCCTTGCCAAACTACCAACTCGACTATCGAGAAAAACTTTCGGATAACCCAGAGGTACGTTGGACTTATCGATTGACCCTAGATGGGAAATGGGAGCCAAACCTTTTCAACTTTTACTATCGGGTGTATGGTCGTTTAGTGAGCGACCTAACCGTGCCATTTAAGCTAGACAAAGATGCTGTGCGTCTCGGTGAAACCCATATCCATGAAGCTTTACGTGAAGCACTCGTAAATACTCTTATCCATGCCGATCACCTGTCAACTCGTCCACTATGGATTCTCAAGCAAGCAGATAGCTTTATATTCTCCAATCCAGGGCGTTTAAGGGTTCCCATACAACAACTCTACGAAGGAGGTGTTACCGATCCTCGTAATCCCAACCTGCAAAAAATGTTTCAAATGCTAGGTTTAGGCGAGAAAGCAGGTTCAGGCTTTCAGAAAATTCTGCGTGCTTGGCAAGAGCAACAATGGCTAATTCCTCTCGTGTCAGAAAAACTAGATCTAGAACTCACAACAGTTTTCTTGCCAATGATTAGTTTTATCCCAGAAGATATTGAAACGGAACTAAAAGAAGTTGTAGGCAGCAACTACTCTGAGCTAACAGAACTAGACCGCATTATCCTCGTCCTAACCCATGAATTCGGTGAAGTTAGTAATATTGATATACAACGCTATAGAAAAGAGCATCCTAGAGATATAGGCGATTGCCTCAAGCGGCTGGTAACCAATGGCTATTTAGAACAGTCTGGGCGCGGACGGTGGACGCACTATAAACTGCTATCTCCAGGTATTACAGAACCATCAGCCTCTCAGTTAGCTCTTGACTATGTTGATAATGAGGCTAGCTCCGAGCATAACGAGACTAGCTCCGAGCATAACGAGACTAGCTCCGAGCATAGCGAGGCTACCTCCGAGCATAACGAGGCTACCTCCGAGCATAGCGATCGCGAATTACTCCTAGCGATTGCAGCACCTATCCGACAAAAGAAGCGGGTAACACCAGACCAAATGCGAAGTACCATACTTCAGCTTTGTACGGATAGGTTTTTACTCCTCAAAGCCTTGGCAGAACTGTTAAATCGTAGTCCAGACACTTTAAGAACTCACTACCTTAACCCCATGCTGCAAGAGCGATCGCTAGAACTTAAGTATCCTGAACAACCTAGCCACCCACAACAGGCTTACAAAGCAATTCTTGGGACTCAGCCTTCGCATCAAGAATAA
- a CDS encoding DEAD/DEAH box helicase, translated as MTEVKLRPYQRSLVEKVFRAWQSGNRRVLMQLPTGGGKSVILSAIARELQHEGVVAIAHREELVVQLNEHLQRWCDRPVGIIKAGYPSNPLFPIQVASIQSLVRRELPKAGLAIIDEAHHSTADTYRKVLDNYPESKILGVTATPIRTDGSGFDGLFDHMVTGISVKELIADGHLCPFKLYADANPIDTRGVRTVGGDYNQKQLANAVDAALLSGNLIASYRKYADRKRCVVFAINVNHSKEICDRYSSEEISAEHLDGTTPSDERRAILDRFRSGETLVLTNCGIVSEGFDLPAIACVQIARPTKSLALWLQMVGRVLRPSHDKEYATILDHTNNWGIHGLPDANRTWTLEGVDPNTQCKRLKRSPDGEIIESEEVAIAEADCELTEISEDEARLADELEVLDRLLEVAKRYDYKLGWVAHKFLEIDPSLEALRACAIACGYKPGWVWLKFSELKLRKREAA; from the coding sequence ATGACAGAAGTAAAATTGAGACCTTACCAGCGATCGCTCGTAGAAAAAGTATTTAGAGCTTGGCAATCGGGTAATAGACGGGTACTGATGCAATTACCCACAGGCGGTGGTAAGTCCGTAATCCTGAGCGCGATCGCACGCGAGTTGCAGCATGAGGGTGTCGTGGCGATCGCCCATCGTGAGGAGTTAGTCGTGCAACTGAACGAACACCTACAGCGGTGGTGCGATCGCCCCGTAGGTATTATCAAAGCCGGTTACCCATCTAACCCTCTATTCCCGATTCAGGTTGCTAGTATCCAGAGCCTGGTCAGACGAGAGTTGCCTAAAGCTGGCTTAGCAATAATTGATGAAGCACACCACAGCACGGCAGATACCTATCGCAAAGTCTTAGATAACTACCCCGAATCAAAAATTCTGGGGGTCACCGCTACGCCTATTCGCACTGATGGGAGCGGCTTTGACGGTCTTTTCGACCACATGGTAACTGGTATTTCCGTCAAAGAGTTAATTGCTGACGGGCATCTCTGCCCGTTCAAGCTCTATGCCGATGCCAACCCAATCGATACCAGGGGCGTGCGCACGGTTGGCGGCGACTACAATCAAAAACAATTGGCTAATGCTGTCGATGCGGCATTACTCAGTGGCAACCTGATCGCCTCATACCGCAAGTATGCCGATCGAAAGCGCTGTGTAGTTTTCGCGATAAATGTGAATCACTCAAAGGAGATTTGCGATCGTTATTCCTCCGAAGAAATATCCGCAGAGCATCTAGATGGCACTACTCCTAGTGACGAGCGCAGGGCAATCTTAGATCGTTTCCGTAGTGGTGAGACTCTGGTGCTGACCAATTGCGGCATCGTCAGCGAAGGCTTCGATCTACCTGCGATCGCGTGCGTTCAGATTGCCCGACCGACTAAATCCTTAGCGCTGTGGTTGCAGATGGTGGGACGTGTTTTGAGACCCTCTCATGACAAAGAGTACGCGACAATTCTCGACCATACGAACAATTGGGGTATTCACGGTCTACCGGATGCCAATCGCACGTGGACGCTAGAGGGCGTAGATCCCAATACCCAGTGCAAAAGGCTGAAGCGATCGCCTGATGGGGAGATAATCGAGTCTGAGGAAGTGGCGATCGCTGAGGCTGACTGTGAGCTTACGGAGATATCAGAGGATGAGGCGCGACTGGCGGACGAGTTGGAGGTACTCGATAGATTACTGGAAGTGGCGAAGAGGTACGATTACAAGCTGGGTTGGGTCGCGCATAAGTTTTTGGAGATCGATCCGAGTCTCGAAGCATTACGGGCTTGTGCGATCGCTTGTGGCTACAAGCCTGGTTGGGTCTGGTTAAAATTCTCGGAACTCAAACTCAGAAAGAGGGAAGCGGCATGA
- a CDS encoding DUF3987 domain-containing protein, with protein sequence MDAYRNGKGSDRQRWLSSYSGSAIKVNRKSSEPIYLHRTSISLLGGIQPSVLEKQVLDDATSEDGLWARFIWVRLPITTPPGISERTHVDLSPLLKALYLGLNQHPAQTYRLSREAIAFWNQWNSEIGDFIKQEPSGILRAAYPKLKEVAARIALITHIANAKLAGVYPETTIPGDTLFQAIQFTRWLLGQTKMLYCEIGTSDSPEASRIVRFVNRFKGCGWLRSRQIRDWWTTKPKPSSNLCRQFMSKVVSLGYAINNG encoded by the coding sequence ATGGATGCTTACAGAAATGGGAAAGGAAGCGATCGGCAACGTTGGCTTAGTTCCTACAGTGGCAGCGCAATCAAGGTCAATCGGAAATCCTCAGAACCTATCTACCTTCACCGCACCTCAATCAGCCTTTTAGGTGGTATCCAGCCATCGGTTCTTGAAAAGCAGGTTCTAGACGATGCCACGTCAGAGGATGGACTATGGGCGCGTTTTATCTGGGTTAGACTACCTATAACTACTCCCCCTGGTATCTCCGAGCGAACCCACGTCGATCTGTCTCCACTTCTAAAGGCTTTGTATCTCGGCCTTAATCAGCACCCAGCGCAGACTTATAGATTATCTCGTGAGGCGATCGCTTTCTGGAACCAGTGGAACAGCGAGATAGGCGATTTTATCAAGCAAGAACCCTCAGGAATTCTGAGGGCAGCTTATCCAAAGCTAAAAGAAGTTGCAGCACGGATTGCCCTGATTACACACATTGCCAACGCAAAGTTAGCTGGCGTATACCCAGAAACAACTATTCCAGGGGATACCCTATTTCAGGCGATCCAGTTCACCCGCTGGTTATTGGGTCAGACTAAGATGCTGTATTGCGAGATCGGTACGTCTGATAGCCCCGAAGCATCGAGGATCGTCCGATTCGTGAATCGGTTTAAAGGGTGTGGGTGGCTGAGATCGAGGCAAATCAGAGATTGGTGGACGACTAAACCCAAACCAAGTTCCAACTTATGCCGTCAGTTTATGTCCAAAGTGGTGTCTCTCGGTTACGCAATTAATAATGGTTAA
- a CDS encoding IS5 family transposase, with protein MNYIIAQTLPAAHFKRRFGIETNTFKAIVKVLKPEWRATPTPGAKPKLGLEDRILVAFEYWREYRTYFHIATSWGISESTVCRIVHWVEETLIRSRRFRLPGKRQLVRGFGIPTVAIVDVTETRIERPKRHQRAFYSGKQKGHTLKCQLIIDALTGQIICTFFGKGRRHDFKLFKASGIHFHPQTESLQDKGYQGIQKLHLYCRLPHKKPKGGQLTPEQKAFNRQLARQRVGIEHVNRRLKIFRILSGRYRNRRHRFGLRCNLIAGLYNFERSQGSSVG; from the coding sequence ATGAACTATATAATAGCGCAAACCCTACCTGCTGCACACTTTAAGCGTCGATTTGGTATCGAGACTAATACGTTCAAAGCAATTGTGAAAGTGCTTAAACCAGAGTGGCGAGCAACGCCAACACCTGGAGCCAAGCCTAAACTCGGACTAGAAGACCGCATATTGGTTGCCTTCGAGTATTGGCGGGAATATCGCACCTACTTTCACATCGCCACTAGTTGGGGCATCAGCGAGTCTACAGTTTGTCGAATAGTGCATTGGGTAGAGGAGACTTTAATCCGCTCACGTCGCTTTCGACTACCTGGGAAGCGCCAGTTGGTGCGGGGCTTTGGGATACCTACAGTCGCGATCGTTGATGTGACTGAAACTCGCATTGAGCGTCCTAAGCGGCACCAACGTGCCTTTTATAGCGGCAAACAGAAAGGGCACACGCTCAAATGTCAACTCATAATTGACGCTCTTACTGGGCAGATTATCTGTACGTTTTTCGGCAAGGGGCGACGGCATGATTTCAAGCTGTTCAAAGCTTCTGGCATCCATTTCCATCCTCAAACCGAGAGTTTGCAGGACAAGGGTTATCAAGGCATCCAGAAACTGCATCTCTACTGCCGCTTACCCCACAAGAAACCGAAAGGTGGTCAGCTTACGCCTGAGCAGAAAGCGTTCAACCGCCAACTTGCGCGCCAACGGGTTGGCATTGAGCATGTTAATCGCCGCTTGAAGATCTTCCGCATCTTATCTGGACGCTATCGCAATCGTCGTCACCGCTTTGGTTTGCGTTGCAATCTAATTGCTGGTCTCTACAATTTTGAACGCTCTCAAGGCTCCTCAGTTGGCTAA
- a CDS encoding Arm DNA-binding domain-containing protein, translating into MTVWIESNDDRLRLRWHYQGKRYGLSLGVDDNATGRAVAKQKAATIEVDIAAGYFDSTLMKYSPKTIGKSAIEVNVPDLFDRYVEAIAKEKNLTNRPLAD; encoded by the coding sequence ATGACAGTTTGGATAGAGAGTAATGACGATCGCTTGAGGCTCAGATGGCACTATCAAGGTAAGCGATACGGTTTGAGTTTAGGCGTTGATGATAATGCCACAGGTAGGGCAGTAGCCAAGCAGAAAGCAGCAACTATCGAGGTTGATATCGCTGCTGGCTACTTCGATTCAACGCTAATGAAATACAGCCCAAAAACAATAGGTAAGAGTGCCATTGAGGTTAACGTACCGGATTTATTCGATCGCTATGTCGAGGCGATCGCAAAAGAGAAAAACCTGACTAATAGACCTCTTGCAGATTAG
- a CDS encoding tyrosine-type recombinase/integrase, whose translation MKVTIENHNGRLRLRWLYQGKRYTLSAAVSDNPTGRALARQKAAQIELDISAGYFDPSLLKYKPKLLGKNATELTAPQLFDRYVEAIARDKNLTNGSLRRYQGIQAHVRQHLTLPAVTVSDRIAGDFAAYLKEHVSDRTAKEYLWMLRSCWDWARGKYHIADENPWIAPLARIKPQPKQKVRPFTTAEIKAILAAFEGDRYYSHYYPFVQFLFGTGCRLGEAIALQWKHLGADYQTAWIGQSIADGKRKSTKTGKARTILLSSKVSEMLRSRHEALQPKPDDLVFPSPKGGYIDSHNFRNRAWKHILEQCHIEYRKPYSTRHTAISHALANGANYLQVAEATGHDPRVLHQSYASAIEQQSVFVEF comes from the coding sequence ATGAAAGTCACGATAGAAAACCACAACGGCAGACTCAGACTGCGTTGGTTGTACCAGGGCAAGCGATACACCTTGTCAGCAGCGGTTAGCGATAATCCTACTGGCAGAGCATTAGCCCGTCAGAAAGCAGCACAGATCGAGTTAGATATCAGCGCTGGCTACTTCGATCCAAGTCTGCTGAAATATAAGCCCAAACTTCTAGGCAAGAATGCCACAGAGTTAACTGCACCTCAGCTATTCGATCGCTATGTCGAGGCAATCGCCCGTGATAAAAACCTGACTAATGGTTCGCTACGACGATATCAAGGCATTCAAGCCCATGTCAGGCAGCACCTAACTCTACCAGCAGTCACAGTAAGCGATCGCATAGCTGGTGACTTTGCTGCCTACCTAAAAGAGCATGTCAGCGATCGCACCGCTAAAGAGTACCTCTGGATGCTTAGGAGTTGCTGGGACTGGGCAAGGGGTAAATATCACATCGCTGATGAAAACCCCTGGATCGCTCCACTTGCTCGCATCAAGCCCCAACCTAAGCAGAAAGTCAGACCGTTCACCACTGCTGAAATCAAAGCGATCCTGGCTGCCTTTGAGGGCGATCGCTACTACAGTCACTACTACCCTTTCGTTCAGTTCCTGTTCGGGACGGGGTGCAGGTTAGGTGAAGCGATCGCCTTGCAATGGAAACACTTAGGTGCTGACTATCAGACTGCATGGATCGGTCAGAGCATCGCTGACGGTAAGCGCAAGTCCACCAAGACAGGTAAAGCCAGGACTATTCTGCTCAGTTCTAAGGTAAGTGAGATGCTGCGATCGCGTCATGAGGCATTACAACCAAAGCCTGATGACCTAGTGTTCCCATCACCTAAGGGGGGTTATATCGATAGCCATAACTTCAGAAATAGGGCGTGGAAGCACATTCTAGAACAGTGTCACATCGAGTATCGCAAACCTTACAGCACTAGACACACAGCTATCAGCCACGCCCTAGCCAATGGTGCTAACTATCTTCAGGTGGCTGAAGCGACAGGACACGATCCTAGGGTGCTGCATCAGAGCTATGCCAGTGCAATTGAACAACAGTCAGTATTTGTGGAGTTTTAG